A genome region from Streptomyces sp. V3I8 includes the following:
- a CDS encoding SchA/CurD-like domain-containing protein yields the protein MPYAAVTYRIKPGHQEEIAGLFAHFRRVDTPDLPGDAPGESTGRLLGTAVFIKDDVLVRVIHYEGDFAAVGRHIGAQKGVHLLEEKLQPYLAEERDTSAPESFAAYFKDATMRCIAELTVDTHPAALKE from the coding sequence ATGCCCTATGCCGCCGTCACCTACCGCATCAAACCCGGACACCAGGAGGAGATCGCCGGGCTGTTCGCGCACTTCCGCCGAGTGGACACACCCGACCTGCCCGGCGACGCGCCGGGGGAGAGCACGGGCCGCCTGCTGGGCACCGCCGTGTTCATCAAGGACGACGTGCTGGTACGCGTCATCCACTACGAGGGCGACTTCGCCGCCGTCGGACGGCACATCGGTGCCCAGAAGGGTGTCCACCTGCTGGAGGAGAAGCTGCAGCCCTACCTCGCCGAGGAGCGTGACACCTCGGCACCGGAGAGCTTCGCGGCCTACTTCAAGGACGCCACGATGCGCTGTATCGCCGAGCTGACCGTGGACACGCACCCCGCCGCCCTCAAGGAGTGA
- a CDS encoding cupin domain-containing protein produces MTAPTDARRLRVNEADARPNRRRGGDIRVTLSPVTVGSTSGFGGILSLEPGEFVTEHYHPYSEEFLHVVTGALEIAVDGTKVSLGPGDSLLVPIGARHRLVNTGAGRARCVFHLSPLAPRPELGHVDTEDPVDRTAPQPQVGGTP; encoded by the coding sequence ATGACGGCGCCCACCGACGCCCGGCGGCTGCGCGTCAACGAGGCCGACGCCAGGCCCAACCGCCGGCGCGGCGGGGACATCCGGGTCACCCTCTCCCCGGTGACGGTCGGTTCGACCTCCGGGTTCGGCGGCATCCTCAGCCTGGAGCCGGGCGAGTTCGTGACCGAGCACTACCACCCCTACTCCGAGGAGTTCCTGCACGTCGTCACCGGGGCCCTGGAGATCGCGGTGGACGGCACGAAGGTGTCCCTGGGGCCCGGTGACTCGCTGCTGGTCCCGATCGGCGCGCGGCACCGGCTGGTCAACACCGGTGCCGGCCGGGCGCGCTGTGTCTTCCATCTGTCCCCGCTGGCGCCACGGCCCGAGCTGGGCCATGTGGACACCGAGGACCCCGTGGACCGGACGGCGCCGCAGCCGCAGGTCGGGGGGACACCGTGA
- a CDS encoding thioesterase II family protein, whose translation MAPAARKALGYLAVTPASRARVRLFCFPHAGAGALAYAGWLRAYGFAPDISVVPVRLPGRESRLRQPCVTDPGRLLEDLHDELAPFLDAPYAFYGHSLGALVAHAFAVHHLQRGGDAPQLVAVGGCGAPHVRTSLIDTVGPGDADIMRFLRHTGGLDARVAGRPLWLRSLLEVIRGDLALARALRTGPHGTLPCPIFAVAGRQDTIAPRRAVEAWRRYTHGEFATAEIDGDHFFVRGSDLPRLLRSTLAGLNPVAAP comes from the coding sequence ATGGCGCCAGCGGCCCGCAAGGCCCTCGGCTACCTCGCGGTGACGCCGGCGAGCCGGGCGAGAGTGAGGCTGTTCTGCTTCCCCCACGCGGGGGCGGGCGCGCTCGCCTACGCAGGCTGGCTGCGGGCCTACGGGTTCGCGCCCGACATCAGTGTCGTGCCGGTGCGGCTCCCGGGCCGCGAGAGCCGGCTGCGCCAACCGTGCGTCACCGACCCCGGCCGCCTGCTGGAGGACCTCCACGACGAACTCGCGCCGTTCCTCGACGCTCCCTACGCCTTCTACGGCCACAGCCTCGGGGCGCTCGTCGCCCACGCCTTCGCCGTCCACCACCTCCAACGGGGCGGCGACGCCCCGCAACTGGTCGCCGTGGGCGGCTGCGGCGCGCCACACGTGCGCACCTCCCTCATCGACACCGTCGGCCCCGGTGACGCGGACATCATGCGCTTCCTGCGCCACACCGGGGGCCTCGACGCCCGCGTGGCCGGGCGCCCGCTGTGGCTCCGCTCCCTCCTCGAAGTGATCCGCGGCGACCTGGCGCTGGCCCGTGCCCTGCGGACCGGCCCGCACGGCACCCTGCCCTGCCCGATATTCGCGGTGGCCGGCAGGCAGGACACCATCGCCCCCCGGAGGGCGGTGGAGGCATGGCGCCGCTACACCCACGGGGAATTCGCGACGGCCGAGATCGACGGCGACCATTTCTTCGTCCGCGGCTCCGACCTCCCGCGGCTGCTGCGCAGCACGCTGGCGGGGCTGAACCCGGTGGCCGCTCCCTGA
- a CDS encoding ketosynthase chain-length factor — MSSAATAPLITGIGITAPTGLGAGRHWESVLAGKSGIARISHFDPSGYPVRFAGEVDAFETAGKVPGRVAKETDRWTHLALVAADEALADAGADPAAFPEYGMAVVTSSSSGGTAFGQHEMENLYLHDSGWVSAYQSIAWFYAATSGQISIRHGMRGSSGVLCCEQAGGLDALAQARRLLRDGAALVVSGGTDASLCPYGLTAQLSTGLLSTVADPYRAYLPFDAAACGFLPGEGGAILTLEDPRDAAARGHRGGYAQVLGHAAGFDPVPGTGRPPALRRTIERALTDAGLAPRDIDAVFADAAGVPELDAIEARALGEVFRPYGVPVTAPKVLTGRLYGGGAPLDVATAAISLREQVLPHTPAPITPDPAHRLDLVRDEPRRIALGAVLVLARGHGGFNSALVLGRWT, encoded by the coding sequence TTGAGCAGCGCCGCCACCGCACCGTTGATCACGGGGATCGGGATCACCGCGCCGACCGGCCTGGGGGCCGGCCGGCACTGGGAGTCGGTGCTCGCCGGTAAGTCCGGCATCGCCCGGATCAGCCACTTCGATCCGTCCGGCTACCCGGTTCGCTTCGCCGGGGAGGTGGACGCCTTCGAGACCGCCGGGAAGGTGCCCGGCCGGGTCGCGAAGGAGACCGACCGGTGGACCCACCTCGCCCTGGTCGCCGCCGACGAAGCCCTGGCCGACGCCGGCGCCGACCCGGCGGCGTTTCCCGAGTACGGCATGGCGGTGGTGACCTCGTCCTCCTCCGGCGGTACCGCGTTCGGCCAGCACGAGATGGAGAACCTCTACCTGCACGACTCCGGCTGGGTGAGCGCCTACCAGTCGATCGCCTGGTTCTACGCCGCCACCAGCGGGCAGATCTCCATCCGGCACGGTATGCGCGGCTCCTCCGGGGTGCTCTGCTGCGAGCAGGCCGGCGGGCTGGACGCCCTCGCCCAGGCGCGGCGCCTGCTGCGGGACGGCGCGGCCCTGGTGGTCAGCGGCGGCACCGACGCGTCGCTGTGCCCGTACGGCCTGACCGCGCAGCTGAGCACCGGCCTGCTGTCCACAGTGGCCGATCCCTACCGCGCCTACCTGCCCTTCGACGCGGCCGCCTGTGGCTTCCTGCCCGGCGAGGGCGGGGCGATCCTGACCCTGGAGGATCCGCGGGACGCCGCGGCCCGCGGGCACCGCGGTGGCTACGCCCAGGTGCTCGGTCACGCCGCGGGGTTCGATCCCGTGCCGGGGACCGGCCGTCCGCCCGCGCTGCGCCGCACCATCGAACGTGCCCTGACGGACGCCGGTCTGGCACCGCGGGACATCGACGCCGTGTTCGCCGACGCCGCCGGTGTACCCGAGCTGGACGCGATCGAGGCCCGGGCGCTGGGCGAGGTCTTCCGTCCGTACGGTGTGCCCGTGACCGCGCCCAAGGTCCTGACCGGGCGGCTGTACGGCGGTGGCGCGCCGTTGGACGTGGCCACCGCCGCGATCTCGCTGCGCGAACAGGTCCTGCCGCACACCCCGGCCCCGATCACCCCCGACCCCGCCCACCGCCTCGACCTGGTGCGGGACGAGCCGCGCCGGATCGCGCTGGGTGCCGTGCTCGTGCTCGCCCGTGGGCACGGCGGCTTCAACTCCGCGCTGGTGCTGGGCCGCTGGACGTGA
- a CDS encoding SDR family NAD(P)-dependent oxidoreductase: MQPNDLGLSGKKAVVTGGVRGIGRGIVLALARAGVSVATNHRQDSAFADSLQHELKEIGGDHLLRRADLADADQATAFVREAGEHYGRIDLIVNNAGAISHIPYGDLPVEEWKRIIDINLTGPHLIIQGALDHLGEGSSVVNIGSKAAEAGVPNRAHYTATKSAQLGLTRSLCKELGPRGIRVNTLLLGVIQTEAFDDKPAEQREQALAMYSRKTALGRLGRPDEVAGAVLWLASDLSSYVTGAAIGVDGGIS; encoded by the coding sequence ATGCAACCGAACGACCTTGGCCTGTCCGGTAAGAAAGCCGTCGTCACCGGGGGCGTGCGCGGCATCGGCCGCGGCATCGTCCTCGCCCTGGCCCGGGCGGGGGTGTCCGTGGCCACCAACCACCGCCAGGACAGCGCCTTCGCGGACAGCCTCCAGCACGAGCTGAAGGAGATCGGCGGTGACCACCTGCTGCGGCGGGCCGACCTGGCCGACGCGGACCAGGCCACCGCGTTCGTCCGGGAGGCCGGGGAGCACTACGGCCGCATCGACCTGATCGTCAACAACGCCGGTGCCATCAGCCACATCCCGTACGGCGACCTGCCGGTGGAGGAGTGGAAACGCATCATCGACATCAACCTCACCGGCCCTCATCTGATCATCCAGGGTGCGCTGGACCATCTCGGCGAGGGTTCCTCGGTGGTCAACATCGGTTCCAAGGCCGCCGAGGCCGGCGTGCCCAACCGCGCCCACTACACCGCCACCAAGTCCGCGCAACTGGGCCTGACGCGCTCGTTGTGCAAGGAACTGGGCCCGCGCGGCATCCGCGTCAACACCCTGCTCCTCGGCGTCATCCAGACCGAGGCCTTCGACGACAAGCCGGCCGAGCAGCGCGAGCAGGCCCTGGCGATGTACAGCCGCAAGACGGCGCTGGGCCGGCTGGGCCGGCCGGACGAGGTGGCCGGGGCCGTGCTGTGGCTGGCCAGTGACCTCTCCAGCTATGTCACCGGCGCCGCCATCGGCGTGGACGGGGGCATCTCCTGA
- a CDS encoding anthrone oxygenase family protein, with protein MVSWLLPLVLLLNGLSAGVLLGTLLGGFPLLASLPEDQYVQAHAFFAGRYDPWMPACLMGALAGDVLLATDVRRGVAAGLLALAALLCTATLVISLTQNVPTNRWVRSVDPADLPHDVDIPALRERWGRWNRLRGTLTILALAANCTALATLL; from the coding sequence GTGGTCAGCTGGCTGCTGCCGCTGGTCCTGCTGCTCAACGGGCTGTCGGCCGGCGTGCTGCTCGGCACGCTGCTCGGCGGGTTCCCGCTGCTGGCATCGCTGCCGGAGGACCAGTACGTGCAGGCCCATGCCTTCTTCGCCGGGCGCTACGACCCCTGGATGCCGGCCTGTCTGATGGGTGCGCTGGCCGGCGACGTCCTGCTGGCCACCGATGTGCGCCGCGGCGTCGCCGCCGGGCTGCTGGCACTGGCCGCGCTGCTCTGCACCGCCACCCTGGTGATCTCGCTCACCCAGAACGTGCCCACCAACAGGTGGGTGCGCAGCGTCGACCCCGCCGACCTGCCGCACGACGTGGACATCCCCGCCCTGCGGGAGCGCTGGGGGCGATGGAACCGGCTGCGCGGAACCCTGACCATCCTCGCGCTGGCCGCCAACTGTACGGCCCTGGCCACCTTGCTGTGA
- a CDS encoding beta-ketoacyl synthase codes for MTAQGAGGGRAVITGIGMVAPGGIGRKAAWELLAAGRTATRRITLFDPAPFRSQVAAEVDFDPVANGLTVREARRMDRAAQFAVVCAREALSDSGVDLPGTEPDRVAVSLGSAVGCTMGLEEEYAVLSDGGRQWLVDHRYGVPQLYGYMAPSTLAVEVAREVGAEGPVALISTGCTSGLDAIGHGARLIEEGGADVVVAGATEAPLSPITSACFDAIRATTSNNADPEHASRPFDRERDGFVLGEGAAVLVLEDKRAAERRGAHVYAEIVGFAARSNAFHMTGLRPDGREMAEAITRALERARLDATAVDYINAHGSGTKQNDRHETAAFKRSLGEHARAVPVSSIKSMIGHSLGAIGSLEVAACALALEHQVVPPTANLLTPDPQCDLDYVPRVAREHRMDVVLSVGSGFGGFQSAMVLAGPGAVR; via the coding sequence GTGACCGCTCAGGGCGCCGGCGGCGGGCGGGCGGTGATCACCGGGATCGGGATGGTCGCCCCCGGCGGCATCGGCCGCAAGGCCGCCTGGGAGTTGCTGGCGGCGGGCCGCACCGCCACCCGCCGGATCACCCTCTTCGACCCTGCCCCCTTCCGCTCCCAGGTCGCCGCCGAGGTCGACTTCGACCCGGTGGCGAACGGCCTGACGGTCCGCGAAGCGCGCCGCATGGACCGGGCCGCGCAGTTCGCCGTGGTCTGCGCCCGTGAGGCGCTGTCCGACAGCGGCGTCGACCTGCCCGGCACGGAGCCGGACCGCGTCGCCGTGTCCCTGGGCAGCGCGGTGGGCTGCACCATGGGCCTGGAGGAGGAGTACGCCGTGCTCAGCGACGGCGGCCGGCAGTGGCTGGTGGACCACCGCTACGGCGTCCCCCAGTTGTACGGCTACATGGCGCCCAGCACGCTGGCCGTCGAGGTGGCCCGCGAGGTCGGCGCCGAGGGTCCCGTCGCCCTGATCTCCACCGGCTGCACGTCCGGCCTGGACGCCATCGGCCACGGCGCGCGGCTCATCGAGGAGGGCGGCGCGGATGTCGTCGTCGCGGGCGCCACCGAGGCTCCGCTCTCCCCCATCACCTCCGCCTGTTTCGACGCCATCCGTGCCACGACCTCCAACAACGCCGACCCCGAGCACGCCTCCCGCCCTTTCGACCGGGAGCGGGACGGCTTCGTGCTCGGTGAGGGCGCCGCCGTGCTGGTGCTGGAGGACAAGAGGGCCGCCGAACGGCGCGGCGCCCATGTCTACGCCGAGATCGTCGGCTTCGCGGCCCGCAGCAACGCCTTCCACATGACCGGGCTGCGCCCGGACGGCCGCGAGATGGCCGAGGCCATCACCCGCGCACTGGAGCGTGCCCGGCTGGACGCGACCGCCGTGGACTACATCAACGCCCACGGCTCGGGGACCAAGCAGAACGACCGGCACGAGACCGCCGCCTTCAAACGGAGCCTCGGCGAGCACGCCCGGGCCGTCCCGGTCAGCTCCATCAAGTCGATGATCGGGCACTCGCTGGGCGCCATCGGCTCGCTGGAGGTCGCGGCGTGCGCCCTGGCCCTGGAACACCAGGTCGTGCCGCCGACCGCGAACCTGCTCACCCCCGACCCGCAGTGCGACCTGGACTACGTGCCCCGGGTCGCCCGGGAGCACCGGATGGACGTGGTGCTCAGCGTCGGCAGCGGCTTCGGCGGCTTCCAGAGCGCGATGGTGCTGGCCGGTCCCGGCGCCGTGCGGTGA
- a CDS encoding SRPBCC family protein — MAGHTDNAVVIDAPMDLLWSMTNDVPSWPELFSEYAAAEITARDGETVTFRLTTHPDEDGNVWSWVSRRTPDPETRVVRAQRVETGPFEYMNIRWEYAQQRDGVRMRWIQDFHMKPQAPVDDAGMTAYLNRNTVVQMKLIRTKVEAAARALAGAEPGAPNGR; from the coding sequence ATGGCCGGTCACACCGACAACGCGGTCGTCATCGACGCGCCGATGGACCTCCTCTGGTCGATGACCAACGACGTCCCCTCCTGGCCGGAGCTGTTCAGCGAATACGCCGCCGCCGAGATCACCGCCCGGGACGGGGAGACGGTGACCTTCCGTCTCACCACACACCCCGACGAGGACGGAAACGTCTGGAGCTGGGTCTCGCGGCGCACCCCGGACCCCGAGACCCGCGTCGTGCGGGCGCAGCGCGTGGAGACCGGCCCGTTCGAATACATGAACATCCGCTGGGAGTACGCCCAGCAGCGGGACGGTGTCCGGATGCGCTGGATACAGGACTTCCACATGAAGCCGCAGGCGCCCGTCGACGACGCGGGCATGACCGCCTATCTGAACCGCAACACCGTGGTGCAGATGAAGCTGATCAGGACAAAGGTCGAGGCAGCCGCCCGGGCTCTGGCCGGTGCTGAGCCCGGTGCCCCGAACGGGCGGTGA
- a CDS encoding AfsR/SARP family transcriptional regulator: MIRSCGREITPTAPKVRQMISLLLVRRNQVVQVSEIIDELWANNPPPSAMTTLQTYIYKLRKDVLEPSGLAQLITQPSGYLLEVADDTVDASSFERLTAEGRQALGRNDFRHAADLLSRALAHWRGQALTGVRAGEILSGHVIRLEEIRLRALEMRIDAEMRLGRHQDLIGELKQLALTYPLHEGFHRDLMTALELSGRRFDALDVFRQLRTTLINELGLEPSVQLQELHQGLLSTGASAAGQGAGPGAGPGSAPVLDRSAGPQPRALVRQLATAPGTPRHAPQPVPRKVNRADQPLGGWHTPEPVPAQLPADIPDFVGRVELVFQIRRWLAMAVDNSHGRPVARALAVLGAAGLGKTTLTVHAAHLEKSRFPDGQFFGDLRGSSPKPADPGEVLHGFLNAARIRPQDIPQRIEDRSRLFRTWCRGRRVLIVLDDARSYAQAAQLIPATPHSVVLISSRGTADGHSGVMVSELRPMTPDEGLALLSQVVGADRVAAEPAAARAVVELCGRLPLAIRSVGANLASIPGCSIRKVAAQLEADAVPLAEFQHDGHDLRDRYEGSYQSLEPNDRSTLRLLSLLPPGPFSGGTAADLLGVSPNDVTRRLNRLVDCRLLKSTTATGATSDACYELDRLCRLYAQERLSTEYLQPQVQRGGSGARTPLQNSGGRTPSAASG, from the coding sequence ATGATTCGCAGCTGTGGGCGCGAAATCACCCCCACGGCGCCGAAGGTCCGGCAAATGATCTCATTACTCCTGGTAAGACGGAACCAGGTCGTGCAAGTGAGTGAGATCATCGACGAGTTATGGGCGAACAACCCACCGCCCAGTGCCATGACCACTCTGCAGACCTACATCTACAAACTCCGCAAGGACGTGCTGGAGCCGTCCGGGCTGGCCCAGCTAATCACCCAGCCCTCCGGATACCTGCTGGAGGTGGCGGACGACACCGTCGACGCCAGCTCCTTCGAACGCCTGACGGCGGAGGGCCGACAGGCGCTGGGGCGCAATGACTTCCGGCACGCCGCCGACCTGCTCAGCCGCGCCCTGGCGCACTGGCGGGGCCAGGCGCTGACCGGCGTCAGGGCGGGTGAGATCCTGTCCGGGCACGTCATCCGGCTGGAGGAGATCCGGCTGCGCGCACTGGAGATGCGCATCGACGCCGAAATGCGGCTCGGCCGCCACCAGGACCTGATCGGCGAACTCAAGCAGTTGGCACTCACCTACCCGCTGCACGAGGGCTTCCACCGGGACCTCATGACGGCCCTCGAACTGTCCGGCCGGCGCTTCGACGCCCTGGACGTCTTCCGCCAGCTGCGCACGACCCTCATCAACGAGCTGGGCCTTGAGCCCTCCGTCCAGCTCCAGGAGCTCCACCAGGGCCTGCTCAGCACGGGCGCGAGCGCGGCGGGACAGGGTGCGGGGCCGGGTGCGGGGCCGGGCTCCGCACCGGTGTTGGACCGTTCCGCGGGTCCGCAGCCGAGAGCTCTTGTCCGGCAGTTGGCGACCGCCCCCGGCACTCCCCGTCACGCGCCGCAGCCGGTCCCGCGCAAGGTGAACCGGGCCGACCAGCCCCTGGGGGGATGGCATACGCCCGAGCCGGTGCCCGCTCAACTCCCCGCCGACATCCCCGACTTCGTCGGCCGAGTCGAACTGGTGTTCCAGATCCGGCGTTGGCTTGCCATGGCGGTCGACAACTCCCACGGCCGGCCGGTCGCCCGCGCGCTCGCGGTCCTGGGGGCGGCCGGCCTCGGCAAGACGACGCTGACCGTCCACGCCGCGCACCTGGAGAAGTCCCGCTTCCCGGACGGGCAGTTCTTCGGCGACCTGCGCGGCAGTTCCCCGAAACCCGCCGATCCCGGTGAAGTGCTGCACGGTTTCCTCAACGCGGCCCGGATCCGCCCGCAGGACATCCCGCAGCGCATCGAGGACCGTTCGCGGCTGTTCCGCACCTGGTGCCGCGGGCGCAGGGTGCTCATCGTCCTGGACGACGCGCGCTCGTACGCGCAGGCCGCCCAGCTCATCCCGGCGACTCCGCACTCCGTGGTCCTCATCAGCAGCAGAGGGACGGCCGACGGTCATTCCGGTGTCATGGTCTCCGAGCTGAGACCGATGACCCCGGACGAGGGGCTGGCCCTGCTCAGCCAGGTGGTGGGCGCCGACCGGGTCGCTGCCGAGCCGGCGGCGGCACGGGCCGTTGTCGAGCTGTGCGGCCGTCTCCCGCTGGCGATCCGGTCGGTGGGCGCGAACCTGGCATCGATTCCCGGGTGCAGCATACGGAAGGTCGCGGCCCAGCTCGAAGCCGACGCCGTGCCGCTCGCCGAGTTCCAGCATGACGGACATGACCTCCGGGATCGCTACGAGGGCAGTTACCAGAGCCTCGAACCGAACGACCGCAGCACCCTGCGGCTGCTCAGCCTGCTGCCGCCCGGTCCCTTCTCCGGCGGCACGGCGGCGGACCTCCTGGGAGTCTCGCCGAACGACGTGACGCGCCGGCTGAACCGGCTGGTCGACTGTCGTCTCCTGAAGAGCACCACCGCGACCGGCGCGACCAGCGACGCCTGCTACGAGCTCGACCGGCTGTGCCGGCTCTACGCCCAGGAACGGCTGAGCACGGAGTACCTCCAGCCGCAGGTCCAGCGGGGTGGATCCGGCGCACGCACGCCGTTGCAGAACAGCGGCGGCCGCACTCCCTCGGCGGCGTCGGGATAG
- a CDS encoding antibiotic biosynthesis monooxygenase encodes MTFRVMLRMEIRPGTEDAFEREWHEGTAAVTGHPANLGQWLARSTAAPCAYYIVSDWVDESGFRAFESGTAHVAHRERLHVFRAGATFDTMRVVSHIPGRASDAG; translated from the coding sequence ATGACCTTCCGGGTGATGCTGCGCATGGAGATCAGACCAGGCACGGAGGACGCCTTCGAACGGGAGTGGCACGAGGGCACCGCGGCCGTCACCGGTCATCCCGCCAACCTGGGTCAGTGGCTGGCGCGGAGCACCGCGGCGCCCTGCGCCTACTACATCGTCAGCGACTGGGTGGACGAGAGCGGCTTCCGCGCCTTCGAGTCCGGCACGGCGCATGTCGCGCACCGCGAGCGGCTGCACGTCTTCCGGGCCGGTGCCACCTTCGACACCATGCGCGTGGTGTCGCACATCCCGGGGAGGGCGTCCGATGCCGGGTGA
- a CDS encoding TcmI family type II polyketide cyclase, which produces MHRTLIVARMDPKDSESVATVFEESDSTDLPHVIGVARRTLFSFHDLYFHLVEADQDISPNLYRARSHPLYRRINTGLGEWISPYDPNWQEPKDAMASPFYVWTPEGGRIR; this is translated from the coding sequence GTGCATCGGACGCTCATCGTGGCTCGGATGGACCCGAAGGACTCCGAGTCCGTCGCCACGGTCTTCGAGGAGTCGGATTCCACCGATCTGCCGCACGTGATCGGTGTGGCGCGGCGGACCCTGTTCTCCTTCCACGATCTCTACTTCCACCTCGTCGAGGCGGACCAGGACATCTCACCCAATCTCTACCGGGCCCGCAGCCATCCCCTCTACCGGCGCATCAACACCGGCCTGGGGGAATGGATCTCGCCCTACGACCCGAACTGGCAGGAGCCCAAGGACGCCATGGCCTCGCCGTTCTACGTGTGGACCCCGGAGGGGGGACGGATCCGATGA
- a CDS encoding DUF1772 domain-containing protein: protein MAVDLLRVLSLLGSGLTAGVLFAVAVSTLPALVAMEPGTYVYAHQLLGRYWDPLMPIIVLSTTATDALLAGLGPAGVRGWYVAAAAVLLGVSGISHLCNVPLNRQVKAIRDPGRLPADWMDPRPLWRRWHLLRTTLAVAALLVNAGAATVH, encoded by the coding sequence GTGGCTGTCGACCTGCTGCGCGTGCTGAGTCTCCTCGGCAGCGGTCTGACCGCCGGCGTGTTGTTCGCGGTGGCGGTGAGCACGCTGCCGGCCCTCGTCGCCATGGAGCCCGGCACCTACGTCTACGCCCACCAGCTGCTCGGGCGCTACTGGGACCCGCTGATGCCGATCATCGTGCTCTCCACCACCGCCACCGACGCGCTGCTGGCCGGCCTCGGACCGGCCGGCGTCCGTGGCTGGTACGTGGCGGCGGCAGCGGTGCTCCTGGGTGTCTCGGGCATCTCGCACCTGTGCAACGTGCCGCTGAACCGGCAGGTGAAGGCGATCAGGGACCCCGGCCGGCTGCCTGCCGACTGGATGGACCCCCGGCCGCTGTGGCGGCGCTGGCACCTGCTGCGCACCACGCTGGCCGTGGCCGCCCTGCTGGTGAACGCCGGTGCCGCCACCGTGCATTGA
- a CDS encoding SchA/CurD-like domain-containing protein, translated as MPLAALTYDIKDGCEEELKEIFGSFRRVPSASVPDPDGKETTRILATAVFLRGAALVRVIEYEGDLEAVARHMAAQPGVRDVERRLKPYLTRPRDTDTPEGFVATFTRSLLPCIAQMSTHDRA; from the coding sequence ATGCCGCTCGCCGCCCTCACCTACGACATCAAGGACGGCTGCGAGGAGGAGCTCAAGGAGATCTTCGGCTCCTTCCGACGCGTCCCCTCGGCGTCCGTGCCCGACCCGGACGGGAAGGAGACGACCCGCATCCTCGCCACCGCGGTCTTCCTGCGCGGCGCCGCACTGGTGCGGGTGATCGAGTACGAGGGAGATCTGGAGGCGGTGGCCCGCCACATGGCCGCACAGCCGGGCGTGCGGGACGTGGAACGCAGGCTGAAGCCGTATCTGACGCGCCCGCGGGACACCGATACCCCGGAGGGCTTCGTGGCGACCTTCACCCGGAGCCTGCTGCCGTGCATCGCCCAGATGTCGACACACGACCGCGCCTGA
- a CDS encoding acyl carrier protein, translating into MTDFTIEDLRARLRECAGDIDGADLDGDTLDTPFVELGYDSLALLQVTAVISRERSIVIDDDAAIEAQTPRMLLKVINSVPRQSD; encoded by the coding sequence ATGACCGACTTCACCATCGAAGACTTGCGGGCCAGGCTGCGCGAATGCGCGGGCGACATCGACGGAGCGGACCTGGACGGCGACACCCTGGACACCCCCTTCGTCGAACTGGGCTACGACTCCCTCGCCCTGCTCCAGGTCACCGCTGTGATCAGCAGGGAACGGTCGATCGTCATCGACGACGACGCGGCGATCGAGGCACAGACCCCCCGGATGCTGCTGAAAGTCATCAACTCCGTTCCCCGCCAGAGCGATTGA
- a CDS encoding SDR family NAD(P)-dependent oxidoreductase yields MSTWFITGTSRGFGAQIAGVALEEGHNVVATARDPERIAAGLGTSPRLLAQPLDVTDTTRIQPAVDAAVQRFGTIDVLVNNAGRGLLGPMEETTEEQVRALFDLNVLAVVNLTRAVLPVMRAQRSGRIVNIGSRTGLGPNAGSSVYDATKHALEGLTGALALEVAPLGIQVTIVEPGVFRTDFLDPSSLELTRETITDYEDGPAGRAYRERIEQNNHAQLGDPVKGARLIYEVATADTMPPRLPMGRDAVEVIERRAVDDPAALAPWRDRSLATAHD; encoded by the coding sequence ATGTCCACCTGGTTCATCACCGGAACGTCCCGTGGCTTCGGCGCGCAGATCGCCGGGGTCGCGCTGGAAGAGGGCCACAATGTCGTGGCGACCGCCCGCGACCCCGAGCGGATCGCCGCCGGCCTCGGCACGTCCCCGCGGCTGCTCGCCCAGCCGCTCGACGTCACCGACACCACGAGGATCCAGCCCGCCGTCGACGCGGCGGTACAGCGCTTCGGCACCATCGACGTGTTGGTCAACAACGCCGGCCGCGGGCTGCTCGGACCCATGGAGGAGACCACCGAGGAACAGGTCCGCGCCCTGTTCGACCTCAACGTCCTGGCCGTGGTCAACCTCACCCGCGCGGTCCTGCCCGTCATGCGGGCCCAGCGCTCCGGCCGGATCGTCAACATCGGCTCCCGCACAGGGCTCGGCCCCAATGCCGGGTCCTCCGTCTACGACGCGACCAAGCACGCGCTCGAAGGACTCACCGGGGCGCTCGCCCTCGAAGTCGCCCCGCTCGGCATCCAGGTCACCATCGTCGAACCCGGCGTCTTCCGCACCGACTTCCTCGACCCGTCCTCCCTGGAACTGACCCGCGAGACGATCACCGACTACGAGGACGGCCCGGCCGGCCGCGCCTACCGCGAACGGATCGAGCAGAACAACCACGCCCAGCTCGGCGATCCGGTCAAGGGCGCCCGGCTCATCTACGAGGTCGCCACCGCGGACACCATGCCGCCGCGGCTGCCGATGGGCCGGGACGCCGTCGAGGTGATCGAACGGCGTGCCGTCGACGACCCGGCTGCCCTCGCTCCCTGGCGGGACCGGTCGCTGGCCACCGCGCACGACTGA